Part of the Williamwhitmania sp. genome, ACAGCTACGTTAGAAATGGCTACCACTGCTTTGAGATTTCCAGCGACGAGCTCTTTCAGGCCAATGTTGCCTACCGCAGCGGCGTTAAGCGGTTGCACGGAATATTGCTGGCCGGAGTTCAGGCCAAGGATGGGAGTAACCCACTGTGGACGCTGGGCTATGGCTTTGGAACCACTGTTAGCTTGTCAAGGAAGCTATCGCTCGATATGGACCTAACTGCTCAGCAGCTGATGAAGGGGGGCATATTTCTTTCCAGAAGTGGTTTAGCCCGAGGATACCTTGGGCTAGGGCAGAAGCTATCGTCGCGAGTTGCCCTTGCTGCCGGGGTAACATTTAACTACCTAGCGTTTGATACTGCAAAGCAAAACAACGTGCAGTATCTTACTTCGCTTGCACCCCACACGCTTTCTAGTAGCGTTGGAGCCAATGGAATTGCCCTGCAGTCGTGGCTTGGATGGAAAATTGCGTTGAGGTTATACTAACGTAAGTTCGATATAGTAGAACGCAATTTCACAGTTGTTTTGCCCAAAATTCACTCGATACAGTTGGTTGTATTTATAGCTTCATATTTAGTAAAGGTGTGCAAATGTTCTTAGCGCAGGCTAGGGCATTCAGTTAGTAACGGAATTTTAGGTGGCTTTACGAAAATAGTTGCATCGAGCTGAGGTTATACTCGCTTCCTGATAAAAAATATTTTTAAGAGGGGGGAGTGTTCTTTCCTGAGTTGTCATAGTAGCGTAAATGAAAAATTTAGCACTATGAAATCAAAAAGAAAGTTAGGCAGCACTTGTGGCCGAAGAGTTGGCTTCCTGCTGCTTATTATGTTGATGGTAAGCCTTGCCGCTACGGCACAGGACTCTCTTTCGGTATCACCGAAGCCCACTTCACCCACAGTAGAAAAGGCAAGTGAAAAATGCCATTGCATAAGCGATTCGGTGTTCCAAAGAGTGCAGCTTGGCGTGGTGCCGGGCATTAGCACCAACTGTTACCTAAAGAATCCCCAAACCGTTAACGACCTCTCCTTCAACTTGCTGGTTGGAAAGGTATATAGCGTTCGTTACTTGGAGCTTGGTGGGCTGATTAACATGGACGAATCGGATGTTAGCTATGTTCAGCTGGCGGGTATTGGCAACATTGTGGGCGGAGATTTCAAAGGCGTACAATCCTCGGGTATTGTTAACACGGCCCACTCCGTTAAGGGCGTTCAGCATGCCGGGGTAATTAACTACGTTAAAGGCCCGATTGTGGGGGTTCAGCATGCTGGGGTGGTAAACCTCGACAAGGGAAATGTAACGGGAGTTCAGGGAGCCGGTGTGCTCAATATGGTCGACAGTATGCGTGGTTTTCAGCAGGCTGGGGTTTTTAACCGTGCGCTGAGAGTGAATGGTATGCAGGCAGCCGGAGTATTGAATATGGCTACCAATGTTAAGGGTGTGCAGCTTTCAGGAGTGGTTAATCAGGCTCAGGATGTTCATGGAGTTCAGGTGAGCGGTGTGGTAAACAAGGCTAAGGCCGTGAAGGGTTTCCAGCTGAGCGTGGTGAATATTGCCGATACCGTTGACGGAGCAAGCCTTGGCGTGGTAAACATTATTAAGCACGGTGGGTATATGCGCTGGGAGGTGAGCGGCGATGAGGTGTTTCCCGTTAATGTGGCCTTTCGTTCGGGCGTGCCCATGCTCCACTCCATTCTTACGGCTGGGATAGCCACCGATAACCTAAGCAACCCAACGTGGACGTTTGGTGCTGGGCTTGGCATGTCGCTTGGACGACCGGAGAAGATGCTGTTCGATGTAGATCTCACTGTGAACAACGTGGCACAGGGAGGCCGTAACAACGAGGATCAGCTGCTCCATCGCATATACCTTGGGGTGGATATACCGGTGGGAAAAAAGCTCTCCATAGCGGCCGGTGTAACCTACAACTTCTTCTTCTACGAGCAGGGCGACAAGAACAGGATTAACGATATAATGCCCTACTCCGTTTACAGGGAGAACATCCACGGCACCTCCATGGTGGATAGCTGGGTGGGTGGAAAAATTGCCATTCGGTTTAGGTAGGGTTATTCCCTCTTTACGCTAAAGGTCTGCTGCTACTGTGCGGCAGACCTTTTAGTTTTTTGTGGGGGTTAGGTTGAATGGTAAAGGAAGAATGTAATTGCATTGATATGCAGCAAGGAATCATGGGATACTACCCTCCTGCATGGCAATTTCTTCCAAAATCTTTGTAACTTGCTCTTGTGTAAAGCGTAGGTTTTTCATCTCTTAAATTTTAAAGTTTTGCAACCTTAAATTTAGAAAAATCTCACTTTACACACTTTTTGGGACAGTATCCATGGGATACTTCGCTTGCTAGTTACATACACCTATGTTTGAGTGGGGAGAAACCCCTGTGTTCTGTCTTCCATTATCATACTCTATAGTCACATGTGCTTATAAGAGGCTGTTTCAGGATTCATATATTTTAATCCAAGTGGAATCACCTTTAAAAAATCATTATCATTTGTTGATAGAAGAACATAGTCGTTGTGAATGGCTGTTGCTGCAATAACTGCATCTGGTAACCTTATATGAGTTGATTTTCTTATTTGAATTGCACTGTTTATTATTTCATCATTAATGTAATGAATTTCAGAGCCGGCTAAAAACTCTTCCCTTACTCTAATATCTTCGGCAATTGGGGGATTCCATACTAATAATTCAATTTTCGTAATGAACGAAACTTTACAATCATCATCAACCAAAGTATCCATAAATGAAATTGCTTTTGGAGGAAGTACCTCGTCCAGATATTTTACAACTGTACAAGTATCAATTAAATATTTCTGTCCCATTCGCTACGTAAATCTGAAATTTGATCGTCAATTTCTTTATTGCTTTGTTTTGATAATTTACCTCTCAAAGCAGATAATTTTCTTTTAGGCTTTTCAGAGAATATCATGAATGTAGAGCCACTTGGCGGGCAAAACATTACAGTCTCATTTTCGATGCCACATATAAAGTCGTCGAATGAAAATCCTTTAGATTCTGTTTGCCAGCCAGCGACCTTATATTCAGCTTGTGGTTCATTTACTACTGTTATCATGGGGGTCTCCTTTCGTTTCTATAAATTTATACTTGCTTAATTTGATTATGATGCAGAAAAGAACTACAACGTGTTCAAAAGAATATTCAAATATATCCATTAAGCCGTGAGCAACTGCATTTCGCAAATTTAATCCTGCCTTTTCTGCTAATACATATTTTATTAGTATTCTGTCTTCCTCATCAAAATTAGTTTTCTGTTCAGGTTTTAAAAGTGGTTCGTGAGCAATATCAGCCAATAAATCATCCAATAATTTTTCCATTACCAATCTATCTGAGCCTTTCTGTCTTGTTTTAAATGTTGCAATGCCAATTTTCTCACAAAAATATCGTAAAAGCCCCTCAACTTTCAATGTTAAACTATCGGTTACGGTAACAAATTCACATTGATAAGTATTGTCAGCGAAGAAACTGTCGAGTTCATCAAACAACCTTTTCAATCCAGGTTTAAGTGTATCTATTGGTTTGACATCTACTGCCTGACCATGATAATTCCTTACAATAACTTCATTAAACCATGTGCCTTCTAAATGGGATATCACAGAGGCGTAATTTAATTTCTTGGCTTTATAGGCTTCAATAAAAAACCTATGCATTGTTTGTGTACCAATTTGAAAATTGAATGTATATGAGTTCCAAAAACTGAATTTTTCTTTTTCTTCATCAGTATAAAACACGTCAACCGTGTTTCCAAATTTATCCATTATTGATGTTGGGAGCATTGAGAGCAAAACGGTCTGTTTACTCAATTCAACAGAACGGTCTTTAATATTTTTAATTGTATCATACCATGGAGATGTTATGAAATGATTAATTATGCCTCTTTCGTTGTTGTCAGCAACCGCTTTTAAAATGCGCTCATTCATATTATCAACGTGCTCCTTTGGTAGTTCTTGCCTTACTTCTGACAACCGAAACTTGCCTCTTAATTCGGAATAATATTTCTCCAATCTACTAATGTCATTAGGTAGTTTAATCTGTTGATAAATGCGGAGTGCATTTCCTGCAAAATTCACACAGGTATGGTTTGATTTACTTTCTGCATCAGTTGCGAGTTTCTCATACAACTTTGCTTTGTATTTTAATAAGTCATCGACCGGTTTATTTCTTTTTTGCTCAATAGCAATATTACGGTCAATGGCATACATTGCACCCCATACATAGGTTTTTTCAAGTTCTTCAGCCCCTGCCAAGTTTTTATCAACAACTTTCTGAAAGTCGATTAATTTATTTGATAAACCAAAATAATCGGATAACAAACCAGAAAGGTCAAGTAAAATACGTAAAGTGCCTTCCTTAGTAATATCCCAATTTTGGTGCGTTTCAAATATGTATTTAATTATATTAGTCAACTCAGGCTCAAGATTTGATTTTTCTGCAACACCGAATGCCATTCGCAAAGAATGGAAGAAATGCAACACGTAATGATTTTTTTCACCACCTTTATTAGCTTTAGCTTGATAATCTTTGCTAAGCTGAAATAACTCATTACAAAGCTGACGTTTAAAATCATTATGTCTTGACGTGGCAGTTTTTTCACCAAAATACACCATTAAACCGTATTCAGTTTTTGCATATAGGTTTTTGCATTCGTTGTAACGTTTTTCAAAAAATTCAAAATCTTGTTGGGTGTATTTTGTAACATCAGGCCAATAAAGAGGTATTTGGCTGCCATCTTCCAAAGTTTGTGTACCACTCATTTGCCAACTTAATCCGTTAATAATTCCTTCTGCATTATCATGTTTATTATCAAAAGACTTTTGAACTGAAAATACTTCTCTGTCAAGTTCTGCAATTGCAGCAATATTCTGTTTGCCTTCTTCAAAAAGTTGCTTGCAGACCTGCTGAAATTCTGAATTGATTGTATGGACATCCTTACAATCGTATGAACTTTCATCAATCTTTTTCAAATATTTTTCTAGAGTATTCATTTCTTGTTCCTTCACAATGATTTACTTTTCAATTTATGTCTGTCATTTCTGTTTTCTACCGTGTATAAACGCAATTGTGTCAGTTTGTCCAATAGGTGAAATAAAATTGGTTATACCCAAATATATGAATTATTCCCATACTGTAAGTTAAGTTTTTTTCCTTTGTTTCTCTGCGGCGAAGCGTGTTCGCCGCGGAGAAACGTTGCGGTTGGCCTATGGGCAGGGCCACGCTAAGGTGCTGAGCTACTCGGTGCGCTCAAAGCTTACGGCCTCAATGGCCCGCTTGAGCTCCACCCCCGGCGTAAAGATTACCTTTACCCCGGTAATTTTGCCGGTGTTGAACTCCTCCAGGGTGTCCACACCATCGCTGGAGATGGAGAGGCGCAGGGAGCCAAACTCTCCCAAGCTTACGCTCTTGCCCATAACTAGATACTTGGGCATGGCCTCCAGCAGGCTCTCAATTACGTTGGACACGTCGCCCCGCGAGAGCGACGACATGCCGGTAATCTCCTTGGCCAGCTCGGTTTTGCTAATCATGCCGTCGTTTACCGTAGAAGCATACCACTTCTTCGCTTGACGGTCCTGCGGATTTATCCGCTCAATCAAATGGTACTTCATGATACTTGGTTTTGTGCCTCGGAAGTATGGCCTGGGCGATAGCTCCGAAGCGGATTTACAGCATATGCTGGTTGTAGTTTGTCTGCATCAGCATGGAGCGAAAAAATCTTGGGCAAGATTTTTTTCCAAGTTGGGCAAAACTTTTTCCCGGGATGGGCAAAACTTTTTCCCGGGATGGGCAAAACTTTTTTCCAAGTTGGGCAAAATTTTTCTCTCCTTTAACTTTTAATCTACTTGAACACAATCAAAGGCTAATCCTACATTCTGTAATCCTAAAAACCGTGCTGGCAAGCGGAGGAGGAATTGTGAATCCAACACTCTAATCTAAAGCATGTTATCCCAAATTTATGGCAACGTTTTTTAAAAGTCAAGAGCTTTTTAGAAAAAAGTTAAGGTTTGGGCAAAAAAAATGCACAGAACGACGCCTATTCTAACCCAACAAAACGCTGGCGCGAGTGGCAGGAAAATGGGAGAGATGGCTCTGCTTGTTGGGTTAGTGGGTGGGGAGAGCTAATTGATTATCCACTATTATTCAATTTCTCTATTCCCAATCAAATTTAGCTGCCAATTTAGTCTTTGCTTATCAAATCGGCTCATATATGTTAATGCACTGGTAAATAATACTGGTGTATTTATAAGTGTTTCATCTTTTTTCTCAATAATACTCTCTGCGAGTCTCTCTTTTATGATGTGTATTCCATATCTCACATCAAATACAAAATCATAGCCAAACCAAACATTGTCAAATTTTCCATTTTCATTAACCTTATTAATCCCAAAGAAATTTGCAGCCCCAGTGTTGCATACAACAATTATTTCGGGGTTTATTTTGCACATTATATCATGACTTAATCTTAATTGCTCGACAATGAATTGGATATCGTTTTTGAAGAATAGCTCTATCTTCTTTTGATTAGTCTCTCTGAACTGGAAAAGGTCAATGTAGGTCCAATTATTTTCATACCTCGTTCCAACAACTAGGTCACCAAAACTCTTATAATGTTTTGGATAATCAGTTATAGCTCTATCAATATCATAAAGAAATGATTCGTTATTTGCATCTGAAGGGAATGATGGATTTATACCAACAAATAAAGCTTTCCCTTTTTTAAATTCAGCCCCTACAAAACCTCTATCGATTATGGCTTGAACATCTTCTTGACTCGATTTATATTTAAATATTTCAGTCAATTTTGTTCGTGTTAAATTATCAATTTCTTCAGGAACCATTGTTCTTTTTATATAGTGGCTAACGAGCGTATAAAT contains:
- a CDS encoding type II toxin-antitoxin system VapC family toxin — encoded protein: MGQKYLIDTCTVVKYLDEVLPPKAISFMDTLVDDDCKVSFITKIELLVWNPPIAEDIRVREEFLAGSEIHYINDEIINSAIQIRKSTHIRLPDAVIAATAIHNDYVLLSTNDNDFLKVIPLGLKYMNPETASYKHM
- a CDS encoding DUF4209 domain-containing protein, whose amino-acid sequence is MKEQEMNTLEKYLKKIDESSYDCKDVHTINSEFQQVCKQLFEEGKQNIAAIAELDREVFSVQKSFDNKHDNAEGIINGLSWQMSGTQTLEDGSQIPLYWPDVTKYTQQDFEFFEKRYNECKNLYAKTEYGLMVYFGEKTATSRHNDFKRQLCNELFQLSKDYQAKANKGGEKNHYVLHFFHSLRMAFGVAEKSNLEPELTNIIKYIFETHQNWDITKEGTLRILLDLSGLLSDYFGLSNKLIDFQKVVDKNLAGAEELEKTYVWGAMYAIDRNIAIEQKRNKPVDDLLKYKAKLYEKLATDAESKSNHTCVNFAGNALRIYQQIKLPNDISRLEKYYSELRGKFRLSEVRQELPKEHVDNMNERILKAVADNNERGIINHFITSPWYDTIKNIKDRSVELSKQTVLLSMLPTSIMDKFGNTVDVFYTDEEKEKFSFWNSYTFNFQIGTQTMHRFFIEAYKAKKLNYASVISHLEGTWFNEVIVRNYHGQAVDVKPIDTLKPGLKRLFDELDSFFADNTYQCEFVTVTDSLTLKVEGLLRYFCEKIGIATFKTRQKGSDRLVMEKLLDDLLADIAHEPLLKPEQKTNFDEEDRILIKYVLAEKAGLNLRNAVAHGLMDIFEYSFEHVVVLFCIIIKLSKYKFIETKGDPHDNSSK
- a CDS encoding HU family DNA-binding protein — encoded protein: MKYHLIERINPQDRQAKKWYASTVNDGMISKTELAKEITGMSSLSRGDVSNVIESLLEAMPKYLVMGKSVSLGEFGSLRLSISSDGVDTLEEFNTGKITGVKVIFTPGVELKRAIEAVSFERTE